AGGTAGACATGCAGATAAAGCTCGTTGCCGGTAACTCTGCTGGCACGGTCACGACCTACTACGTTAGTATACACTCTTTCTCAAGTGAACATATACACATCCATCCGGATGCTTACTCAtcatctctttctctttctctttcagTTATCTTCCTTGGGGCCTAACCACGACGAAATTGACTTCGAATTCCTTGGCAACCTCACCGGGGAGCCTTACATCCTGCACACAAACGTATTCGCACAAGGGGAAGGTAACAGAGAGCAGCAGTTCTACCTCTGGTTCGATCCCACAACGGACTTCCACACCTACTCCATCTTGTGGAATCCTCTCGGCATCATGTAATTTCTTCGCGAtcctccaaaaaaaatagaccaattttattatatttggcttccaccaaaattagactaattttagaaatagaaAGTTTTAAACCAATACCAACCTTACACCTCATTCTAAATGTGGACCCCACAGTCCACTAACATTACTTCCACCATattttcactctctctcttacttaccagttgtgcattaaaacccgtgccatttATAACTTTGTCTAATTTTTTGGACGGAAGTAGTATTACATACTGAAACTCAAGTGGTGTTTCAATGTGCAGATTCTCAGTAGATGGAACCCCCATCAGACAATTCAAGAACCATGAAACGAAAGGGATACCTTACCCCGAAAACCAGCCAATGTGGATCTTCTCAAGCCTCTGGGACGCGGAAGACTGGGCAACGAGAGGGGGGCTCGTCAAAACTGACTGGACACAAGCCCCTTTCACAGCCTCCTACAAACACTTCAACGCACTGGCTTGCACGAGCCCTTCCGGCTCCTGCTCCAATAACTCATCTGCCAATTCGTGGTTTTCACAATCACTGGACAATCCTGGgatagaaagaataaaatgggTGCAAAAGAACTACATGATCTACAACTATTGCACCGATTCTAAACGCTTCCCAAATGGATTTCCACCAGAGTGCTCCATTATATGATACTATAACTGAACTACTCATGCATTCCTGTTGTCTTTGATCACTAGAACCAATCCTTGCGCTCGGAGGTTATGATGATCCCCTGCTGCACGTATGTATACAAGTGTTCGTTTATTCATTCAGTAATATGTTAAATAACCGGAGCGAAGCAAGCATTATGCAACAAAATGTGTAGTTCACACGaacatattcaaaatatctCACGAGAACAAAATTGTGTACTGAATTAGTATGAAGAATCCAAAGTAAAATGCAGATTAGTAGCAGTAAAGACAAATTGGAAAACCACAAGCAAAATGAAGTAGTTCCATGCTGCTGGCAAGGCAAATGCCTATTCAATATGCTCAGGTAGAGCAGTGTAATTCATCTTCTACATAAACTTTTGTTGGCTAGATGTGCCAtttcaaaatgagaaaatctACCATTTCCTGAATGACGTCAGAGATGAGATATATGGTTCAAATTGAAGACAAGTCAGAAGATTAAAGTGgtttaaaatacaaagaaaaatcaagattCTTGCAAACCCATCAAAGCTTAGGGAACAAACTGGTGCATTTCCTCATTCCAAAAAAGGCTCTATTTCAGTAACACGATATTTGGGTTGGTCAGGTCCTTTTTGTAATGAATCATTTAGAtagaaatatctagatattttagtaGAATTCCCTTGAATACAGTAAAATATTTAGACTTTtctagatataaaatattaaagaattagtagagaattctagaatATGAAACGAATGCATGTACCATTTTCCATAAGTTGAAGAAGTTTGAAATAGAGAGTTTCTTAGTTTATATATTCCAACAAAGTGGAACCAGAGCCATAAGTTCTATCTGTAGTAAGGCTAACTTGCTGTTGTTGTTCCAAATGAAACTGTCTCTAAGCAACACTAATGAAAAACATAGAATTTAATTCCAAAtgcaaatcaaataattaataccaTTTCTAAACAAAATAGTGAAATCGTAAAATCACTACGCAATTCTGTTACGATCGTTCTTCGCATCGTATCTGATGAGCAATTGCCTCGCTGATTATGATGCTCAATCCTTCGACGTGCTCAAAGAAAAGTGCACAAATTCTTGTTGTTTTTCGGACGTGTTCCGTGGACAGcaaagagagaaagtaaattCACGCTTCTTGCTCAAGTAGATTTAgggaaaatatttcattcataaaaATGTTGTAAAATACCGACTTAACCTAAGCATTTGGGAAAGAAccacaaagaaaacccgaacgGGGCTTATAGATGTTTGCCCGACTcaacattaatttaaataaaaggttcaaaataaataaacaccaaaaagaagaacaaaaataaaaatacaaaccgTCGCTGctttatttatagaatttacTTGGTGGCTTCAGTTTATCTCTTGGTCTCAATGACCTGGTCTTCTCCGCTCCCCTGTTCCCTCGATCCTTTGGTTCTTCTGCAGACTCTGGCACGCTCTCTGGCTCCTTCACCTCCTCATCATGTGTATCCTCGTCCCTCGTTGTGACCACTGGGGTATTCGTATCAACCTCCCGCTGTTAACAAGGTGAATATCTGGAAAGCGACCCGCGATTACATCCAACGGCTCCCAGGTTGGTGCATCCTCTTCATCACTCCACCTCACGAGCACTTGTTTCTCAGGCTTGCCTTCGCGCCAAATCACCTTCTCGTTTAGAATTGCCACTAGTCTCACCACCGGACGATCCCCCACAAAATCTGCTGGAAGCTTAACACCATCAACATCCCCCGTACCTGCCACAAACTCACGCAAGAGGCTCACATGGAATACATTGTGGATTCTACTACCCTCCGGCAACCGAAGCTTGTATGCTACTGGTCCCACCCTCTCAAGAACTTCGAAAGGCCCATAATATCGTCGTGACAACTTCACAGAGAGAGGTTTTGCAACCGAATGTTGACGATAGGGCTGAAGTTTCAGCCACACCAGATCACCTACTTCGAACTCGACGTGGCGCCTATGGCGGTTTGCCCCCGCGACCATATGCTGCTGTGAGGACTGGAGATTCCGACGCAGCGTGACGAGCAGCTCTCCTCGCTGGCGGATCAGGTCTGCTACATTCAGGTGTCATGGCTGATGGTGGAGCTGCCACCAATGATGGTGGTTCTCTGCCATATAACGCCCGATAAGGCGACGTCCCTAAGCCGGAATGATGAAAACAATTTAAGGCGAGCTCTGTCCATGGTAAAAAATTTACCCATTTCGACGGCTTATCAGCGGTAAAGGCCCACAAATATTGTTCCAGGCCCTGTTGCGCACCTCTGTTTGACCATCCGATTGTGGGTGGTATGCTGTCGAGAATTGTAATTTGGTACCACTCAGTCGCATCATCTTCTCCCACCTCTGTTTGACCATCCGATTGTGGGTGGTATGCTGTCGAGAATTGTAATTTGGTACCACTCAGTCGCATCATCTCCTCCCACCTTTGTTTGACCATCCGATTGTGGGTGGTATGCTGTCGAGAATTATAATTTGGTACCACTCAGTCGCATCATCTCCTCCCACGTTGCATTCAAGAACACCGAATCACGATCCGACACCAATGTCTTCGAAAAACCATGGTGGCGGACTACCGTATTAACAAATAATTGAGCGGAGAGTGTTGAATTCGTAGGTAAGGGCGCAAAATGAGCATAATTAGATAGCCTATCAACAACCACCATAATTGTGGTGTACCCGCGAGATTGAAGCAACCCGGTGATGAAGTCCATGGATACATCCTCCCAAACCTGCGACGGAATCGGTAATGGTTGCAGCAACCCATCTGGTTTCCTTGTGGAATACTTTGTCGATTGGCACACAATACACTCGTCGACAAAAGCCTTTACATCCTTGCACATCGTTGGCCAAAAGAAACCTACAGCTAGCAAGCGAAAGGTTCTCTCGTGGCCCGGGTGACCCGCCAATGGAGAGCAGTGACGCTCCTCTAATAAAGCTCGCTTCGTAGCGAAATTGGGGCTTACCAGCACCCGCCTATTATAATAAATCAGACCATCAGCCCACGTAAGACGTGAAGGGGCTGAACCTGCCCGAATCTGACTCCCCAATTACACCAAATCATGTAATGTTGCTGCTTCTTCTCACAGAACCTGCATCACTTTCGGTACCGACTTCGCCACTGTGAAAAATGCATGCTCCACCTCGGCAGCCCCTACATCAGCCGAGTCCTCCTCTGTCACAGTACCAGGCGTCGCGCCCATGACCAGATCGCCGTCTAATTCGTGCTGGCGAGACAGCGCATCTGCCGCCTTATTTGCAATTCCTCGCTTGTACTCAATAGAGAACTTGTAAACCATCAGTTTCCGAACATACAATTGTTGGTCCGGTTTCTGCACCACTTGCTATAATAATTCTTTGAGGCTTTTGTGATCactctgaataataaattcacgATCCAATAGGTATTGGCGCCACTTCTGGACAACCTCGACAATTGCATATAATTCCTTATGGTATGTTGAAGCGACTTTCCGACAGGGACCCGGTTTCTTACTAAAAAACGCAATAGGATGATCCTTCTGCATTAGGACAGCGCCAATTCCTACATCTGATGCATCCGTTTCCACACAAAAAGGTAAGCTGAAATCTGGCAGGCGTAATACCGGCCCCGACGTCATTGCCTTCTTCAACTCTGCAAAGGCCGAATCAGCCTCCTGAGACCACAGAAAACATCCTTCTTCAATAAATTTGTTAGAGGAACCACAATCATAGCGTAGTGCTGCACAAAACGGCGGTAATATCCCGTCAGACCCAAGAAACCCCGTAACTGTTTCACTTTCCTCGGAGTGGGCCAAGTTGTCATCGCCTCCAATTTAGCGGGGTCGGCCTTGAGATGTCCTTCAGAAATGAGGTGACCCAGATATTCCACTGATGTGCTACAAAAAGAGCACTTGGAGAGTTTTACAAAGAATTTGTGTGAACGGAGTAAACCCAATACCGCGGCCAGATGCTCCCCGTGCGACTCGAGCGTGGGGCTCTAAGCCagaatatcatcaaaaaataCAATCACGCATCGGCGGAGGAATGGTTGGAAAATGGTATTCATAGCCGCTTGGAAAGTAGACGACGCGTTCGTAAGACCGAACGGCATCACTAGAAACTCGAAATGGCTGTCATGAGTTCAGAATGCCGTCTTAAATATGTCTATCTCGTTCATCCGGATTTGGTGATATCCCGAGCGAAGATCCAGCTTAGTAAAAAATTTGGCCTTGCCTAATTCATCGGCGGTGGGTATAGGGAAATGATCTGGTACTGTTGCTTTATTCAGAGCGCGGTAATCAATACAAAACCTGAAGGTGCCATCCTTTTTATGAATTAACAAAACCGGAGAAGAGAATGGGCTATGGCTGTGTTGAATAATGCCCTGCTCCAACATTTCGAATACCTGTTTCTCAATTTATGCCTTCTGAAAATATGGATATCGATAAGGTCTCACATTAACTGGTTTCGTGTTGGGCAAGAGATGAATCCGATGATCAAATGGTCTCTTGGATGGCATGCTACGGGGCTGATCAAAAACTGAGCTGTTTTCCTTCAAAACCCCCAATATCACGTCCGGCAGATCACTCGGAAACTCAGCCTGCGGATCACCTGCCTCTGGTCGCTCGTCATCGGCATTAGCAATCCGCACGATTTCGTAAAATTCATGTTAGGCTGGCTGTGCAGTCAAGAGGGATAAAGAATGAAACGAGATTCGTTTGGGGCTTGGAATTATACCTCGTAAAAATACCGATTGTCCTCCCTTTATGAATTCCAACGTTTTCTCCACAAAATCAGCCGAGATTTTCCCCCAACGACTCCTGCCATTTCATTCCAAGAATAACGTCCGGCCCATGGTGTGCGAGGATGTGGAGATCCACCAAAAATAATGTACCCTGCATTGTCAGTTTCGTTGCACGGGATATGTGAGTGCAAAGTTGAGAGGCGCCGCTACCCACCAACATCCGGAACGGTCGAATAGGGGTGTGCTCCAGCTGTAATCGTTCTGCGATACGGGGATGAAGAAAATCCAACGTGGCTCCCGTGTCTATCAAGACCCGGACAGCAGTCGTCCCTACAACACCCTACACAATGAAAGGTTTTGAACTCCCCCTACCATCTATAGCCTGCAGTGATCTTTCAATTTGCAGCTCTGTCCTGGTACCCACTTTTCCGGACAATGCCAACACAGCCCAGGACGGGACCTCTCCGACTTTTCAGCATTGGAAACCCGGATTGGTTGTATGCGGGCACGGTCCGGATCTCGATTGATCATCTCCCCTGTCGAGGCAGGAAATCCCGAGGTGGGAGTCGGCCCTGGCAGCGCGCTGCTACTGTGAATCGAGTGTCTCTTCCAGACCATTGTTTACGTGAAAAAGATGATGATTGGTGGTGGCGATCCTCCCGAGTTTCCGCCAAACGCAGCGCCAAAGCCATTGCATCCGCCAAGGAAGCTGGATGTTGTATAAAAATCGGAATCAAGGCATATTCCGACAAATTGTCAACACGATTGAGGTATCTCTCGAAAGTAGCGTGGTACTCTGCCACCATGGTTGTCTGCATCAATTTAGCAATCAATCCCGTATAATTTCTGAAGCTCTGTGGATCGAAGCGGTGTCGTACATCTTCCAAAAATTCCTACCAAGTGACAAAACCATTGTTTGCTcgataattaaaatccattcCGAGGCCGGCGGGTCGAACAACATCACCACATAATGTAAACGGTCTGTTTCCGGAATCATCATATGGTCAAAATAATACTGCACTCGCGAAATCCAATTCGCCGCATCAGATCTGTCAAAATGCGGAGCATCCATCTTCACCCCCGTCAGATGAACGTGTGGCTAGCGATTGTAGCGACCTCGACGCTGGGGAGGGTCCCAAAATGTTGGAGCACGATGGTCGTACTGATCATCGTCCTCCCAAGTGTCCTGCGTATACAGATAGGGATCCCCAGTTATTCCGGCGACGATTCCGCCGTAATTCCCTGTTGTCACGTTGCTGCTGAAGGTTTACACGAGTCAAATAACCACTCTCGCCAAAGCGGTTTCCATAAATCTGATAACCACCCTCGCCGAAGTGATTTCCGCAACCTCCACGATTATTTTGTGCACTACCACGACCCCTCATATTAGAAGAGCGGTTATCGCCAAATTTCTCGACGATCAGAACGTCAATAATCCTCCCATTCCTGGTCGGCGTCGTCATACTCCGAATTAAAACCCTCGTTGTGGATAGCAGGTGGTCTCTCCAAACTTTCCACTCGACGATCCAGATGATCAAAACGAACATTCAATTTCTCAAACCCCAAAGTAATTGGGTTTGTTGCCGCTTTACCCAAATTCAGTGATTGTGTTGCTCCTCTCGTCGGCATTTCCGATGTTGACGGACCATGATTCATTGATGTCATGAATACGGGATGAAAGCACCAGATGTTATGACTGTTCTTCGCAACGTATCTGATGAGCAATCGCCTCGCTGATTATGATGCTCAATCCTTCGACGTGCTCAAAGAAAAGTGCACAAATTCTTGCTgttttaatcaattcacatgttaaaacagataattgcatgctagaacgcaaataattcatgcttagaaaatataaatcctaaacatgatttctacggtttagagttaccgatttgattctccaaagaatcgacgattgctcgcgcTTTCTCCACGAttatcttcaatactagaccacagatctttTGTCTTGTTCCCggactgtatctcgatatcagggtggggtGATCTTaacaaaatactaggactcgaataaagaagacagaaaaatctcacggaggagagctgagagaattttcgagctcctcttaaaacagagggggacgaaaatttctactactaattaattgtgattctgtctctcctttattctcctatttatattaagttcatattgggcccagtcagggatctatggaaggttttggatatgggttcccccaattagctttttactaattaaattgaacccacaatttaacacaagcttatattggaatattacgagcagccactacagaagtaat
The nucleotide sequence above comes from Salvia hispanica cultivar TCC Black 2014 chromosome 5, UniMelb_Shisp_WGS_1.0, whole genome shotgun sequence. Encoded proteins:
- the LOC125186658 gene encoding xyloglucan endotransglucosylase protein 1-like; translation: MKMFHVLLLLVAAFSGPALAGRNFNQDFDIIWGEGRGKILDDGKLLTLSLDRASGSGFRSKNQYMFGKVDMQIKLVAGNSAGTVTTYYLSSLGPNHDEIDFEFLGNLTGEPYILHTNVFAQGEGNREQQFYLWFDPTTDFHTYSILWNPLGIIFSVDGTPIRQFKNHETKGIPYPENQPMWIFSSLWDAEDWATRGGLVKTDWTQAPFTASYKHFNALACTSPSGSCSNNSSANSWFSQSLDNPGIERIKWVQKNYMIYNYCTDSKRFPNGFPPECSII